The genome window AGGAAAGTCTAGGCTTAGTGGGGATGGGATTGGCTGCTGTAAAGCAGTCGGTTCAATCCGCTAAGCTGGACATTATCATAGATATAGCACTGGTGCTAGCAACTCTAGGCATTTGCAACAAAGAAGACAACACCATGTTACACCAGACACACAACCTAGCATTCGGAAGAGACGGGGCCGAGTACTTCGTCTTCAAGCTGGGCAAAGAACAGAAGGACTCTGTTAAAGTGTTTCATGCAGTAGTATCACCTGAGTTCGTAGACGTACAAGCACACATCACAGGTAACTGGGAGCAGCATCTAAGGACGCTCGCCGAGCAATGCCGGAAGGGACAAACAGATGGCCAAGAAGCAGAAGAAGAAGAAAACAGCATCAACGATAGCGGATCTGAGGAAGGAACTGCGTAAGAAGTACGACGAACGTACGATCATACAGTACACCAAAGGAGAGCCTACACCTACCATACCGACTGGATGTATTCGGTTGGACCGAGCGCTAGGAAACGGAGGAGTGCCCCGCAGCCGGATGCTCGAGTTGAGCGGTGAGAACTCCTCAGGCAAGACCACGTTGGCTCTGTCCATCGCAGCAGAGGCGCAACGAGCACTGAAAGAACGCTTCGTAGTATACATTGACGTAGAGATGGCACTGGACACGGTGTGGGCCGAGACATTAGGCATCAACTTCAAACTGTTCGATCACTGTCGTCCGTTGACAGGTGAGGACGCTATCTCTATGCTAGAGGCGTACATACGTACAAACCAGTGCTCCGTGATTATTGTCGACTCAGTAGCGGCGCTCCTACCTAAGGCTGTGACTGCTAACGAGATAGGGGAAGCCAACATCGGGGCCCAAGCTAGACTGGTATCAGATGCAGTCAAGCGTTGTGCGTCTCTACTCAGAGACTATCCTGATACGATCGTAATCTTTATCAACCAGAAGCGTGCTAGGATAGGCGGAGGTCCAGCGTCGTTCAGTTTCGATCCGACTAAGACCACAGGCGGTAAAGCACTTCCGTTCTTCTGTACCACAAGACTGTCACTTGCTAAGATAGAGAGCCTGAAGAACGCTGACAAAGAACAGGTAGGACAGGTAGTAATGGTCAACGTGCTGAAACACAAAGTGAACGGGGGGCCGGGAGCACGCGTGAAGTTCTCAATAGACCAAGAGCGGGGCATAGACGCAGCCCGTGAAGTACTAGAACTGGCGATAGAGAAGGGCCTGGTCGAGCAAAAGGGTACTTGGTACCTCTTTAGTGACACTGAGAAGGAGCAAGGTGAAGCGAAAGCGAAGACGTTTATTCGAGAGAACCTCAAGAAATGGACAAAGGCGGTGACCTCATGAAATATTGGGAGTTTCTTGATAATGTCGTAGATATGTTGGAGCAGGGAGAGTGGTCTGAAGAGAACAGCTGTGGAGATCACTACTGCGGCTGGTGCGGAGCAAAACCTTGGAGCCGTGATCCTAAATATGCGGAGCACAACGAACATTGCGATTGGTTGTTAACTATAGCGGAAGCAAGACTGCTACAAGGAAACCAATGTTCAACGTGCGATCAGCCTTTTATAA of Candidatus Latescibacterota bacterium contains these proteins:
- a CDS encoding DNA recombination/repair protein RecA, with product MAKKQKKKKTASTIADLRKELRKKYDERTIIQYTKGEPTPTIPTGCIRLDRALGNGGVPRSRMLELSGENSSGKTTLALSIAAEAQRALKERFVVYIDVEMALDTVWAETLGINFKLFDHCRPLTGEDAISMLEAYIRTNQCSVIIVDSVAALLPKAVTANEIGEANIGAQARLVSDAVKRCASLLRDYPDTIVIFINQKRARIGGGPASFSFDPTKTTGGKALPFFCTTRLSLAKIESLKNADKEQVGQVVMVNVLKHKVNGGPGARVKFSIDQERGIDAAREVLELAIEKGLVEQKGTWYLFSDTEKEQGEAKAKTFIRENLKKWTKAVTS